A single region of the Liolophura sinensis isolate JHLJ2023 chromosome 9, CUHK_Ljap_v2, whole genome shotgun sequence genome encodes:
- the LOC135475335 gene encoding tetratricopeptide repeat protein 36-like: MASSREDVQISLHDKAVLERIFNPNLPNYIDEDEKEEESLETEDDSPVVKESKALEIEGVKLAEKGDVTAALEKFNNAINLMSDRASGYNNRAQALRLKGDTQGALCDLNRAIELSKGRGKTACQALTQRALIKKLEGDCDGALEDFKLAADLGGKFAKQQVVSMNPYAALCNQMLSEVMNKLKYGEQ; the protein is encoded by the exons ATGGCTTCATCTAGAGAAGACGTGCAAATTTCGCTGCACGATAAAGCTGTTTTGGAAAGAATATTCAATCCAAACTTGCCAAATTACATCGATGAGGATGAAAAAGAGGAAGAGTCTTTAG AAACCGAGGATGATTCTCCAGTTGTCAAAGAATCTAAAGCTTTGGAGATTGAAGGTGTAAAACTTGCGGAGAAAGGGGATGTGACAGCTGCTCTGGAGAAATTCAACAATGCCATTAACCTCATGTCAGACCGGGCGTCTGGGTATAACAACCGTGCTCAGGCCCTGCGTCTGAAGGGCGACACACAAG GTGCCCTTTGTGACCTTAATCGTGCAATCGAGCTGAGTAAAGGACGAGGAAAAACAGCTTGTCAGGCCTTGACACAGAGGGCTTTGATCAAGAAACTAGAAG GTGATTGTGATGGTGCTTTAGAAGATTTCAAGCTGGCTGCCGATCTAGGTGGAAAATTCGCCAAGCAACAAGTGGTGTCTATGAATCCGTATGCTGCTTTGTGTAATCAAATGTTGTCAGAGGTCATGAACAAACTCAAGTATGGGGAGCAGTAA